The Candidatus Zixiibacteriota bacterium genomic interval CGACGAGCTTGGCCACAAATTGTTCCAGTGCGCCGGTATTCCTTCATCCTATTATTATGAAAACGACCCTCTGATCGGTCACCCCGTCTCGGTCGCCGCCGTCAGCGACCATTGTTGGCAGCGCTTTGTCGTTGCCGATTTGGTTGACGAAAACGACAGCTATCTCTTCGCGCGGGGGCGCTCCGGCAGCGCCGCCAATCTGGACGAGTTCGCGGGCCCCGGAGGCCTTGAATTTCGCGCTCACGACTACCTCTACATTTGTGACCGCGGCAATGACCGAATCAAGAAGATCCTGATCTCGCCGAGCAATCACCAGCCGACACTCTCCGGCATCACAACGGGAATCAGCGAGCCGGCCGACCTCGACCTCACGCGCGACGGCCACGTCATTGTTGCTGAATATGGCGCCGACGCCATCTACGCCTATTGTGAGAACCTTGGCTGTACTTCGCGCCGCTGGACCTACATGAACTCTTCGCTCGGGAGCATTGACCGGCCGGTTGCCGTGGCCTTTGCTCGCAACGAACAGAGCAGTGAGAAGCGCATTACGAGCGCCTACTTCATCGACAAAGATGGTCACCGGCTCGTCAAAATCACGGAGCCGTTCTCCCCGGTGGCCGGTTTTGGCCCATCGTTCATATCGCCTGATCCGATTACGCTAATGACAGATGTCGCCGTCGATAATCGCGGGCAGGTGTGGGTGGTTGACCAGGAAAAGAGCAAGATCTACAAGTTCGACAAGAACCTGAAACTATTGGCGATCCACGGCGGAGAGGGCGACGGTTACGCCAAGTACAACGCTCCTTACGGACTCTCCTTTTCGCAAGCCTATCACTGGAATCCCGGGACACAATCCGCGGAGCCAATCCCGGAAATGGCTGAGGCCATCCTCACCGAACGCTGGGATGCGACTACTGGGGTGCGCCGCCTCGTCAGCGGCGTCGACATCCAGTCTTTTGCCACCAAGTACCGTCCCCGACTGCAATCCGGCGCGGGAGACATGATCCACGGTAGCCTCTTCATCACGGATTTCGCGGAGTATCAACTGGATTTTCGGTGCAACGCAGTTGTGCTGCACACGATCGCTCAACCGGTTCAACTGCCCGGGTTGGTCTACTACTCTTGGTTGTTACCGGCTGGCGCGCCATCTGGGGACTACGAAGTCTCGCTCACCGTGACCTCTCTCAATCAGAATGCGAATTCCGTTGAACAGACACAGACAGTTGTGGTGAATCGCTCTCTTGTCAACCAGCCGCCGGTCGTCACCAACATCTGGTTCCCTGACGGCGACAGTTGCTTCATCATGGATGTCCCCAAGTGGATTCGCGCCACCGCCTATGACCCCGACGGGTCGATTTCGACCTATCAGTGGCAGGTAACTCGCTCAGGCACCGGCGATGTGTACTCAATTCAGGGCGATTCTTTATACTTCCAGTCGCACTTCTCATCGGCAAAGATCCCTGATGATCATTCTTTCCTCCGCGTCTGGGCTGTGGATGATCTGGACGAATTGTCCGCGACCTACTATGACATCAATTTCTCCAGACTCACTGTCTACTACGACTACGATTGCATCTGCACCTGGATGCCCGGCGATGCCAACTTCTCACACTCATATTCCATCAGCGATATCGTCCATATAACCAATTTTGTCTTTTCGGGAGGTCCTGCACCACAGCCTGTCCACCTCGCTGGCGACGCCGACTGCAGTCAGGCAGTATCAATCTCAGATGCTGTCTTCTTGACAAACTACATTTTCGCCGGCGGCCCGCCGGTGCAGTGTACTTGCAGCGACTATTAGCTGTCCGGGTCACTTCAGCCCGGCTATAAAGCTTCGCATCTCCGCCGCCACCGCCTCCGGCTGATCAAACCACAGACACACCCGCGCATTCGCAATCGTCTTCGCCTTGATCATGCCACCTTTCGCCAAAGTGGCGTTCCAAGCGGTGTGGCAGTATCCCGTCATATAGTCCTGCCCCGGATCGGAATAGTTCCCCTCCAGTCCCGGTTTCAAGAGCAACACCGGCACGCGCAGTGAGTCGAGATGTTGCGTGATGTCCTGCGAATTGAACTCATTCAAGTAGCGCACCCACACGTGCAGCGGCGGTTGTGCGGCCATCCGCCACAACCGCAGCCCTCGAACCGGATTGACCGCGTAGTCTCCCGGCAGGAAGTTGTTGTCATCCCAGGTCTCCCTCGTCACCGTCTTGAACCATTGCGGCGCCATATACGTATCCGCAATCTTCGCCAGCATCGCCTCCGGCATATGCAGCTTGAACTGCGTTGTGTCGGTCGGCACAAAGCAGGGCGACCCCGCCAGCAGAATCACTCCCGCAACCTTGTCCGGATGCTCCAGCGCCAGCCGTAGCGCCAACGATGTCCCCGTCAACCAGTGCCCGACAATGATCGCCCGCTCCAATTTCTCGTTCGCGATTAGCTTCTCGATCGCCCGATACGCCCCTGTCGTCCACGTTTGCTCCGCGAAACTTGTCCCCGCCGCCGGCGCTGGCGGCGCTTTCGTCCCGCCGAATCCCGGCAGCGTCACTGCATACATCGTCGCCTCGGCACTGATCATCTCCATCAATTCACGAAACACCTCGCCGCTGAACCCCAAGCCGGGTATTAGCACCACCGCGCGCCTACCGCTGCCGACCTTGATGACTCCGCCCAATTCCCCCAACGTCCCCGTCCGATATCCCGGCGGGTCAACCAGGTTGTTCAACGACGAGTCCTGCGCCATGATCCGGCTACACTGCTGCGCCTGCCCCGCCGCCGCCACGCTGACAATGACCGCCAGCGCCAGCAACGCCACCCGCTTCAGCCCAAATCGTCTGCTCATTCTCAATCCTCGCTGGAAAGGTTGTGTTATCGGGAACAGCCGCGCGATACTGCTATCGCAATCGTCAGCATCGATCGACGAACCCCACATTCAATATGATCATTGTCTCTTACGAATTCCGCCCCGTTCAGTTGCCCCGATTTCGCGCTTCCGCGTTCCCCGTTAGATCGCTACTCCGCGCTTCAGCCGCCATTCCGCCAGCGCGCAATGCATCACCGGCACCGTCAACACCGTGATGATCGCAATCACCATTCCCCCGAATCCCGGGATCGCCATCGGCACCATCACGTCCGACCCGCGCCCCGTCGACGTCAACACCGGCAGCAGCGCCAATAGCGTCGTCGCTACCGTCATCAACGCCGGCCGGATCCGCTTGCTCCCCGCCAGCAGGATCGCCGCCTGAATCTCACCCGCCGACTGTGGTCGCTTCTCCTTGAACACATCTTTGATGTATGTCGAAATCAGCACGCCATCGTCCGTCGCCACGCCGAACAACGCCAGAAATCCCACCCACACCGCGACCGACAGATTGTACGGCTTGATATTGTACAGCTCGCGAATGTTCTCCCCGAACAGCGCGAAATCAAAGAACCACCCTTGGCTGTATAACCAGATCATCATGAAACCGCCCGCCCAGGCAACGAACAGACCTGAAAACACCAGCCCGGTCACCGGCACGTCCCGGAATTGGAAATAGATCAGCATGAAGATAATAAACAGCGCCAGCGGGATCACGACCCGCAGCCGTTGCTCCGAACGCACTTGGTTCTCGTAACTCCCGGCAAAGGTGTAACTCACTCCCGCCGGAATCGTCAACTCGCCGGTCCTGACCTTGTCTTTCAGGAACTGATCCGCTGCCTGGACCACGTCCACTTCCGCGACACCCGGCTGCTTGTCGAAGATGACATAGCCGGTCAGAAACGTGTCCTCGGCGCGGATCATCATTGGCCCCCGTGTGTATTGAATTTCCGCCACCTGCAGCAGCGGAATCTGCTTGCCGTCCGGCGTCGGCACCAGAATCCGCCCCATTTCCTCGATCGACCCGCGCAGCTCGCGCGGATACCGCACCCGCACCGGATAACGCTCGCGTCCTTCCACCGTCGTGGTGATCGGCATTCCGCCCAACGCCACCTCGACCACTTCCTGCGCCGCGGCGATGCTCACACCGTACCGCGCCAGCGCCTCGCGGTCGAAGTGAATCTCCAGGTACGGATTGCCGACGATCCGGTCGGCCACCACCGTCGCCGGCTCGATCGTCGGCACCTCCTTCAACAGCCGCTCGATCTCGAACCCGACGCTCTGCACTGTCTCCAGGTCGGGCCCCTTGATCTTCACTCCCATCGGCGCGCGCATCCCCGATTGCAGCATCACGATGCGCGCATTGATCGGCTGCAGCTTCGGCGCCGAGGTTGTCCCCGTCAACTGGCCTGCCTTGACGATCTCGTCCCAGATGTCATTGGCCGACTTGATCTGGTCTCGCCATTGCCGAAACGGCTTCCCGCCGCCGTCGGGAA includes:
- a CDS encoding alpha/beta hydrolase, giving the protein MSRRFGLKRVALLALAVIVSVAAAGQAQQCSRIMAQDSSLNNLVDPPGYRTGTLGELGGVIKVGSGRRAVVLIPGLGFSGEVFRELMEMISAEATMYAVTLPGFGGTKAPPAPAAGTSFAEQTWTTGAYRAIEKLIANEKLERAIIVGHWLTGTSLALRLALEHPDKVAGVILLAGSPCFVPTDTTQFKLHMPEAMLAKIADTYMAPQWFKTVTRETWDDNNFLPGDYAVNPVRGLRLWRMAAQPPLHVWVRYLNEFNSQDITQHLDSLRVPVLLLKPGLEGNYSDPGQDYMTGYCHTAWNATLAKGGMIKAKTIANARVCLWFDQPEAVAAEMRSFIAGLK